One genomic region from Quercus robur chromosome 4, dhQueRobu3.1, whole genome shotgun sequence encodes:
- the LOC126723823 gene encoding putative F-box protein At5g55150, with protein sequence MLAEEKEQKSHTRVFVNLFDNKVYNFKLPELVGKKCIGTSFGWLLSVGTDFQVNLFHPLSKHLLSLPQPLFWNEDGNSKLDHLDYGDMFFEKCVLSRNPWNLVTHEYDCDCIIMVIYGNGRSLAFTRPGYKAWIDIPSHSGSISDIAFYKGKFYAVNCHGEAFVCHTDDDIPFIESIAPRPPATEEIIQMYIVESSGDLLVVSRFRGGHFFLEDDTEDEDSEDDIEDENIHESEGESEGEDEEEEEEKSNDNPYVTIGFTILKLECSTKVRSKYKYKWVKVDSLGDQALFVGDNSSVSLSASSFNGCKANSIYYTDDYVEVFPFTLNGGGYDMGVFSVEDGEYKHHYEGESLSYFSTPLWYI encoded by the coding sequence ATGCTTGCAGaagaaaaggaacaaaaaagtCATACGCGTGTCTTTGTCAACTTATTCGATAATAAAGTTTACAACTTCAAGTTGCCTGAGCTTGTTGGAAAAAAATGTATTGGAACATCTTTTGGATGGTTGCTTAGTGTAGGCACTGATTTCCAGGTCAATCTCTTTCATCCTCTGTCTAAACACCTATTAAGTCTTCCTCAACCTCTTTTTTGGAATGAAGATGGCAATTCTAAACTTGACCATTTAGATTACGGAGATATGTTTTTTGagaagtgtgttttgtcaaggAATCCATGGAACTTAGTAACTCATGAATATGATTGTGATTGCATAATCATGGTTATCTATGGTAATGGTAGAAGTTTGGCCTTCACTAGACCAGGATATAAAGCTTGGATTGATATACCTAGTCATTCTGGATCTATTTCTGACATTGCATTTTACAAGGGAAAATTTTATGCTGTGAACTGTCATGGTGAGGCTTTTGTTTGTCACACGGATGATGATATTCCATTCATTGAATCTATTGCGCCACGTCCACCGGCAACCGAGGAAATTATCCAAATGTATATTGTTGAATCATCTGGAGATCTTTTGGTTGTTTCACGCTTTCGAGGAGGTCATTTTTTCCTGGAAGATGATACTGAGGATGAAGACTCTGAAGATGATATTGAGGATGAGAACATTCATGAAAGTGAAGGGGAAAGTGAaggtgaagatgaagaagaagaagaagaaaaaagcaatGATAATCCCTATGTGACAATTGGGTTCACAATTCTAAAATTAGAATGTTCTACAAAAGTGAGAAGCAAATATAAATACAAGTGGGTGAAGGTTGACAGCTTGGGTGATCAAGCATTGTTTGTGGGTGACAATTCATCAGTGTCTTTGTCTGCATCAAGTTTCAATGGATGCAAAGCTAATTCTATCTATTATACTGATGACTATGTTGAAGTTTTTCCTTTCACCTTAAATGGTGGAGGGTACGACATGGGTGTATTTAGCGTGGAAGATGGCGAATATAAGCACCATTATGAAGGCGAATCCCTTTCTTACTTCTCTACCCCACTCTGGTACATTTAA